Proteins from a genomic interval of Mycolicibacterium grossiae:
- a CDS encoding glycoside hydrolase, with protein MTAARHSLRRTALGSAAAVLCLAATWGDVRADPQADALATLQKLSSEAVTSREAVTAAQREVDATVAAQSAADVRHRTDADALARASAALAPHQEAVNRIAAMEYVSGRDGQAAAALTATSPQRLIDGLALQQVVVATITDQMKVYRDTRERAAAAAQASEQSAAAARTAADRAAAVRAELQAKLGELLRKLAAAEAQYAALSPQQRAAVDAVPAAAIPPGVPAGDLAPPPEGVGAPIPEDLPVGVASEAGLQPNAVLAARAVSRQFPQIADIDGVRPDSKPWHPSGLAIDIMIPDPESPEGIALGDQIRDYAMSNAARFGLQDVIWRGTYYTPAGPQASGYGHYDHVHITVTRR; from the coding sequence ATGACCGCGGCGCGCCATTCACTGCGGCGAACGGCGCTCGGCTCGGCGGCTGCGGTCCTGTGTCTGGCCGCGACGTGGGGTGACGTTCGGGCCGACCCGCAGGCAGACGCGCTGGCCACGCTGCAGAAGTTGTCCAGCGAGGCGGTGACGAGCCGCGAGGCCGTCACGGCCGCCCAGCGCGAGGTCGACGCCACAGTGGCAGCCCAGAGCGCCGCAGACGTCCGGCACCGCACCGACGCCGACGCCCTCGCCCGCGCCAGTGCCGCACTCGCGCCCCATCAGGAGGCCGTGAACCGCATCGCCGCGATGGAGTACGTCAGTGGTCGCGACGGCCAAGCGGCGGCGGCGTTGACCGCCACGTCGCCGCAACGACTGATCGACGGGCTCGCCCTGCAGCAGGTGGTCGTAGCCACGATCACCGATCAGATGAAGGTCTACCGGGACACCCGCGAGCGGGCCGCCGCGGCCGCCCAGGCCTCCGAGCAGTCCGCGGCTGCCGCGCGGACCGCGGCAGATCGCGCCGCGGCGGTACGCGCCGAATTGCAGGCCAAGCTCGGCGAATTGTTGCGCAAGCTCGCCGCCGCGGAGGCGCAGTACGCGGCGCTGTCACCGCAGCAGCGAGCGGCCGTCGACGCCGTGCCGGCGGCGGCGATCCCTCCCGGCGTCCCCGCCGGCGACCTGGCCCCGCCGCCCGAGGGTGTCGGCGCACCGATTCCGGAGGACCTGCCGGTCGGCGTGGCGTCCGAGGCGGGTCTGCAGCCCAACGCCGTCCTGGCGGCCAGGGCCGTCAGCCGCCAGTTCCCGCAGATCGCCGACATCGACGGCGTGCGACCGGATTCCAAGCCGTGGCACCCGAGCGGTCTCGCGATCGACATCATGATCCCCGATCCCGAGAGCCCCGAGGGCATCGCTCTCGGTGATCAGATCCGCGACTACGCGATGAGCAACGCCGCTCGCTTCGGCTTGCAGGACGTGATCTGGCGCGGCACCTACTACACGCCGGCCGGCCCGCAGGCGTCGGGCTACGGACACTACGACCACGTGCACATCACCGTCACGCGCCGCTGA
- a CDS encoding DUF308 domain-containing protein yields the protein MSRPLNDAERATPSNAWLTRYYAVRGLFSIVWVVIAVTVGPMPTVLAGLLLVSYPAWDALANVADARRNGGLRSNATQTFNAAVSAVTTIAVLIALTRGMHAVIGVIGVWAALSGLLQLATAVRRWKRAGGQWVMVISGAQSAAAGAAFLRDAGGTEAPSVADVAPYAAFGAFYFLVSAVWLSVSTARRRREMAAARQRR from the coding sequence ATGTCACGTCCACTGAACGATGCCGAGCGCGCCACCCCGTCGAACGCCTGGTTGACGCGTTATTACGCCGTGCGAGGGCTGTTTTCGATCGTCTGGGTGGTGATCGCGGTGACGGTCGGCCCGATGCCCACCGTGCTGGCGGGCCTGCTCCTCGTGAGCTACCCGGCGTGGGACGCCCTCGCCAACGTGGCGGATGCACGGCGCAACGGCGGCCTGCGGTCCAACGCGACGCAGACCTTCAATGCCGCCGTCAGTGCGGTGACCACGATCGCGGTGCTCATCGCTCTCACTCGTGGCATGCACGCCGTGATTGGCGTCATCGGCGTGTGGGCAGCGCTGTCGGGCCTGCTGCAGTTGGCAACGGCGGTGCGCCGGTGGAAGCGCGCCGGCGGTCAATGGGTGATGGTCATCAGCGGTGCGCAGTCCGCCGCTGCCGGTGCGGCGTTCCTCCGCGATGCCGGCGGAACCGAAGCACCCAGCGTCGCGGACGTCGCGCCCTACGCGGCCTTCGGAGCCTTCTACTTCCTGGTGTCCGCGGTCTGGTTGTCGGTGTCGACCGCACGGCGGCGCCGTGAGATGGCGGCCGCACGGCAACGCCGCTGA
- a CDS encoding TetR/AcrR family transcriptional regulator, giving the protein MAVDSSASPSDRLLEAAAALLQSGGVDAVSTRAVAAAAGTQPPVLYRRFGDKDGLIEAVTLHILEGYIRDKRNLLERSEDPVTDLRRLWDLFVAFGFAQPDCFALIYGTVRRGDAISAAAQTTVTLLGDAIARIADVGKLRMSVERATALFQTCGVGFVITQLTTPAADRDPGLSEIARENAISSIAVTSGAGKARKSLAGRATALEQALVDADVPLTAAERQLLVEWLGRLADGRA; this is encoded by the coding sequence ATGGCGGTCGACTCATCCGCATCCCCTTCCGACAGATTGTTGGAGGCGGCGGCCGCACTCCTGCAGAGCGGCGGTGTCGACGCGGTGTCGACGCGCGCGGTGGCCGCGGCCGCAGGTACGCAACCACCGGTCCTCTACCGCCGTTTCGGCGACAAGGACGGGCTGATCGAAGCGGTAACCCTGCACATCCTCGAGGGGTACATCCGGGATAAACGCAACCTGCTCGAGCGATCGGAGGATCCCGTCACGGACCTGCGCCGTCTGTGGGACCTGTTCGTCGCGTTCGGGTTTGCGCAGCCCGACTGCTTCGCCTTGATCTACGGCACCGTGCGGCGCGGCGATGCGATCTCCGCGGCGGCTCAGACGACGGTGACGCTGCTGGGCGATGCGATCGCTCGGATAGCCGACGTCGGCAAGCTACGGATGAGCGTCGAACGCGCCACCGCGTTGTTCCAGACGTGCGGGGTCGGTTTCGTGATCACCCAGCTGACGACTCCCGCCGCCGACCGCGACCCCGGTCTCAGTGAGATCGCCCGCGAAAACGCCATCTCGAGCATCGCCGTCACCTCGGGAGCCGGGAAGGCCCGCAAGAGCTTGGCCGGTCGCGCGACGGCACTGGAGCAAGCCCTGGTCGACGCGGACGTCCCACTCACCGCGGCAGAACGCCAGTTGCTGGTGGAATGGCTCGGCCGCCTGGCGGACGGGCGAGCGTAG
- a CDS encoding sulfite exporter TauE/SafE family protein, with protein MSAFLVVALFLVAFGAGILGGLVGTGSSLILLPLLVAVYGPREAVPIMAIAAVCANVGRVAAWWREIDWAAVLAYAAPGVPAAVLGARTLLAVSPRIIDGCLGAFFLAMIAVRRRLAGRERRTRRWQLAMAGLVVGFLTGVVLSTGPLSVPVFIGYGLTAGRFLGTEAASALILYLAKTATFGSSGALSLGTVLEGVVIGLALTVGPFAAPGRGLTAC; from the coding sequence ATGTCTGCGTTTCTCGTCGTCGCCCTGTTCCTCGTTGCCTTCGGCGCCGGAATCCTCGGTGGATTGGTCGGCACCGGTTCGTCGCTGATCCTGTTGCCGCTGCTGGTGGCCGTCTACGGTCCCCGTGAGGCGGTGCCGATCATGGCGATCGCCGCCGTCTGCGCGAACGTGGGCCGCGTCGCGGCGTGGTGGCGAGAGATTGACTGGGCTGCGGTCCTCGCCTACGCCGCTCCGGGTGTGCCCGCCGCGGTTCTCGGCGCCCGCACCCTGCTGGCGGTCTCGCCGCGGATCATCGACGGCTGTCTCGGCGCCTTCTTCCTGGCGATGATCGCGGTGCGTCGTCGGCTCGCCGGCCGCGAGCGCCGCACGCGCCGGTGGCAGTTGGCCATGGCGGGGCTGGTCGTCGGTTTCCTCACCGGCGTCGTGCTGTCGACCGGACCCCTGAGCGTGCCGGTCTTCATCGGCTACGGCCTGACCGCGGGTCGATTCCTCGGCACGGAAGCCGCCAGCGCACTGATCCTCTACCTCGCCAAGACGGCGACCTTCGGCTCGTCGGGTGCGCTGTCCCTCGGCACCGTGCTCGAGGGCGTCGTCATCGGCTTGGCGCTGACCGTCGGGCCCTTCGCCGCGCCGGGCCGCGGGCTTACGGCCTGCTGA
- a CDS encoding 1-acyl-sn-glycerol-3-phosphate acyltransferase, which translates to MGEPPSVAPPGWLTAAIQTYLRVYHRHDIRIDAPVPDTPVLFVCNHGFGGVIDLNVAAFVAARQAAGVTRPTTAMVHQIAWTLGVGSLVERFGGAPGSRHAADEALDAGHNVLVFPGGDVDAGKSWPRRNEITFHGSGFARLAVEHEVPIVPVVTAGAGESLVVLSDGRATARVLGLPKLLRVKALPLTVSIPWGVNVGVVGLLPYLPLPTKLVTAVLPAITAEAGESPEDLATRVRHAMQARMNELTARRTPLLG; encoded by the coding sequence ATGGGTGAGCCGCCGAGCGTCGCACCTCCCGGGTGGCTGACGGCCGCCATCCAGACCTATCTGCGGGTGTATCACCGGCACGACATTCGCATCGACGCCCCGGTACCGGACACGCCCGTGCTCTTCGTGTGCAACCACGGATTCGGCGGGGTGATCGATCTCAACGTCGCTGCCTTCGTCGCAGCGCGACAGGCGGCCGGCGTCACCCGCCCGACCACCGCGATGGTGCACCAGATCGCGTGGACGCTCGGCGTCGGGTCACTGGTCGAGCGCTTCGGCGGCGCTCCGGGCAGCCGGCACGCCGCCGACGAGGCCCTCGACGCCGGCCACAACGTCCTCGTCTTCCCCGGCGGGGACGTCGACGCGGGCAAGTCGTGGCCGCGCCGCAACGAGATCACCTTTCACGGATCGGGATTCGCCCGCCTGGCCGTGGAACACGAGGTCCCGATCGTGCCCGTCGTGACGGCCGGTGCAGGGGAATCGCTCGTCGTCCTGAGCGACGGACGGGCCACTGCCCGCGTTCTCGGGCTGCCGAAGCTGCTGCGGGTCAAGGCCCTCCCGCTCACCGTCTCCATTCCGTGGGGTGTGAACGTCGGCGTGGTCGGCCTGCTGCCGTACCTGCCGCTACCGACGAAACTGGTCACCGCAGTCCTTCCGGCGATCACTGCGGAAGCGGGTGAATCGCCGGAGGACCTCGCGACGCGCGTTCGACACGCGATGCAGGCGCGGATGAACGAGTTGACTGCGCGGCGCACCCCGCTTCTGGGGTGA
- a CDS encoding PGRS repeat-containing protein produces the protein MNSASGWQRVGVGVGGAAALGVAVLCAFGQADPSVARTTTAEIRLTSGEVPLTPPANDDSWWLRDGGSGIATLLLPTPTPLLAAQPVVESRPMIGYGGWLIGNGIDAAADCSGAACNGGNGGLLFGNGGRGANGGNGGNAGWFGDGGAGGNGGVAQDGGNGGRGGLFVGNGGAGGNGGAGTAGANATLGGAAGAIGGAGGNGGAGGASGALGFGGAGGAGGSGGRGGDGAVGGDGADGSAAGAPGVVGAAGGDGGRGGIGGNAGAGGFGSLVLNSGQAGVNGSGGAGGNGASGGNGGTGANGVDGRDGVNGVAAGTRGEDGVAGQAGGNGGDGGAGGRAGLGGAAGIGGFGGTAGTAGSAGLQGNGGAGGNGGSGGAGGNGVAGAASAASTTAGAQGAAGQAGGKGGTGGAGGDAGRGGAGTVSGAAGSNGSGGAGGDGADGGAGGSGGDGTSGTNGTDSRDAGSAGGRGIDGQAGGKGGDGGAGGEAGLGGQAGAGGTGGVTGADGVAGNQGNGGDGGSGGNGGRGGNGATGATGADGTSGFVPTAGGVGGSGGVGGDGGNGGAGGAPGAGAVAGTAGANGSGGAGGNGGSGGTGGRGGSTQLDTGASGGVGGQGGSGGSGGQAGTGGATGTGTAGASGALGAGGNGGDGGNGTGNGGRGGDGASMSGTGDGITVTAGNGGTGGRGSVGAPGQGGSGGTASVVGDGATSFGGRGGNGGVSGSAGGAGGQGGAAIAVGTGATAVGGGGGNGVGVLSGGAGGSGGSADVDGAGGTALGGAGGNGGSGATGAGGGGGTGGAASTTRDDGSTATGGVGGAGGSSLGGSGGQGGSGGTASTGAGTATGGGGGRGGDTNFQNSGGMGGAGGAASSQGGAATGGRGGTGGSNPNGSGGRGGDGGSGQGSPGRGGDGGTGGTPGGTGGSGGSGNTANGDSGSAG, from the coding sequence GTGAACTCCGCGTCCGGCTGGCAACGCGTCGGCGTAGGCGTCGGCGGCGCGGCGGCGCTCGGCGTCGCCGTGCTGTGCGCGTTCGGGCAGGCCGATCCATCGGTGGCTCGGACGACGACGGCCGAGATCCGGCTGACGTCGGGGGAGGTGCCGTTGACGCCCCCCGCGAACGACGACTCCTGGTGGCTGCGCGACGGCGGGTCCGGCATCGCCACGCTGTTGCTGCCGACACCGACGCCGTTGCTCGCAGCGCAACCCGTCGTGGAATCGCGACCGATGATCGGGTACGGCGGCTGGCTGATCGGCAACGGCATCGATGCCGCCGCCGACTGCAGCGGCGCCGCCTGCAACGGCGGGAACGGTGGGCTGCTGTTCGGCAATGGCGGACGCGGCGCGAACGGCGGCAACGGCGGCAACGCCGGATGGTTCGGCGATGGCGGTGCCGGCGGCAACGGCGGGGTGGCTCAGGACGGCGGCAACGGCGGCCGCGGCGGACTCTTCGTCGGCAACGGCGGCGCCGGCGGCAACGGCGGAGCCGGAACGGCTGGCGCCAACGCGACCCTCGGCGGTGCTGCAGGCGCGATCGGCGGTGCCGGTGGCAACGGCGGGGCGGGCGGTGCGAGCGGCGCCCTCGGCTTCGGCGGTGCCGGAGGAGCCGGCGGCTCCGGCGGGCGCGGTGGCGATGGCGCCGTCGGCGGCGACGGTGCGGACGGGTCGGCGGCGGGCGCCCCGGGCGTGGTCGGAGCGGCCGGCGGTGACGGCGGACGCGGCGGAATCGGTGGCAACGCCGGTGCCGGCGGCTTCGGCTCCCTCGTCCTCAACTCCGGGCAGGCGGGTGTGAACGGATCCGGCGGAGCCGGAGGGAATGGTGCATCGGGCGGAAACGGCGGCACCGGCGCCAACGGCGTCGACGGGCGCGACGGCGTGAACGGCGTGGCCGCGGGAACTCGAGGCGAGGACGGTGTCGCCGGTCAGGCGGGTGGCAACGGCGGCGATGGCGGCGCGGGAGGGCGCGCGGGCCTTGGCGGAGCGGCGGGAATCGGCGGGTTCGGCGGTACCGCGGGCACGGCGGGGAGCGCCGGCCTCCAGGGCAATGGCGGCGCCGGCGGCAACGGCGGTTCGGGGGGCGCCGGTGGGAATGGCGTGGCGGGTGCCGCCTCGGCGGCCTCGACCACCGCGGGTGCTCAGGGTGCGGCGGGCCAGGCGGGCGGCAAGGGCGGCACCGGCGGCGCCGGGGGTGATGCCGGACGCGGTGGCGCCGGCACGGTGAGCGGTGCTGCGGGCAGCAACGGATCCGGTGGTGCCGGAGGGGACGGCGCCGACGGCGGCGCGGGCGGTAGCGGCGGAGACGGAACCTCAGGAACCAACGGAACCGATTCTCGCGACGCGGGTTCCGCCGGCGGTCGCGGCATCGACGGGCAGGCCGGCGGCAAGGGGGGCGACGGCGGAGCCGGCGGCGAGGCAGGCCTCGGTGGGCAGGCCGGTGCGGGCGGAACCGGCGGGGTGACCGGAGCCGACGGCGTCGCGGGGAATCAGGGCAACGGTGGTGACGGCGGCAGCGGTGGCAACGGCGGCCGCGGCGGCAACGGCGCGACCGGAGCCACCGGTGCGGACGGAACGAGTGGCTTCGTCCCCACGGCCGGAGGAGTCGGCGGATCTGGTGGCGTCGGCGGTGACGGTGGCAACGGGGGCGCCGGCGGCGCGCCCGGCGCCGGCGCCGTCGCGGGGACGGCCGGCGCCAACGGCAGCGGTGGCGCCGGCGGCAATGGCGGATCGGGTGGTACCGGTGGCCGGGGTGGGAGCACCCAACTGGACACCGGCGCGTCGGGAGGCGTTGGCGGACAGGGTGGTTCGGGCGGTAGCGGCGGGCAGGCGGGCACCGGCGGAGCCACCGGGACGGGCACTGCCGGCGCGTCCGGTGCGCTGGGTGCCGGCGGGAACGGTGGCGACGGTGGCAACGGCACCGGCAACGGTGGACGAGGTGGCGACGGCGCTTCGATGAGCGGCACCGGCGACGGCATCACGGTCACGGCGGGCAACGGCGGCACCGGGGGTCGGGGCAGTGTCGGCGCTCCGGGCCAGGGCGGTAGCGGCGGCACGGCGTCCGTCGTGGGCGACGGCGCGACCAGCTTCGGCGGAAGGGGCGGCAACGGTGGCGTGAGTGGCTCAGCGGGAGGAGCAGGCGGTCAGGGAGGTGCGGCCATCGCCGTCGGCACCGGCGCCACCGCCGTCGGAGGTGGCGGCGGAAACGGCGTCGGCGTCCTCAGCGGCGGTGCCGGTGGAAGCGGCGGCTCGGCGGACGTCGATGGTGCCGGTGGCACCGCTCTGGGTGGGGCTGGCGGCAACGGTGGCTCCGGGGCCACCGGCGCCGGTGGAGGCGGTGGGACCGGCGGCGCGGCGTCGACCACCCGCGACGACGGCAGCACCGCGACGGGGGGAGTCGGCGGTGCCGGCGGCTCGAGCTTGGGCGGGAGCGGCGGCCAGGGCGGTTCGGGCGGAACGGCGTCGACGGGCGCCGGAACGGCGACCGGCGGTGGGGGCGGACGCGGCGGCGACACCAACTTCCAGAACTCCGGCGGGATGGGCGGCGCCGGCGGGGCCGCGTCCTCCCAGGGCGGTGCAGCCACTGGCGGCCGCGGAGGCACTGGAGGAAGCAACCCGAACGGAAGCGGTGGGCGCGGTGGCGACGGCGGCAGTGGTCAGGGGTCCCCGGGACGCGGCGGCGACGGCGGCACCGGTGGAACGCCCGGCGGGACCGGCGGCTCCGGGGGCAGCGGCAACACGGCCAACGGAGACTCGGGTTCGGCCGGCTGA
- a CDS encoding CIA30 family protein: MLTPKGLRPLLVVVAAVMLPATVSCASGGQAPDAATSAAPVAASDGRGIPIVALDARAVAAWTTVNDPVMGGESTATVGYGDGGMVFAGTVSLENNGGFASARSPRDTGIGQRATGATTLRVDAVGDGKTYLVKAYLGGERWSYIQRFRTEAGVRKAYELPVEDFEPVGERMKPAPDAPRTLDPARIDQVALYILDGQQGPFTLTVSAIDAVT, from the coding sequence ATGCTGACACCGAAGGGATTGAGGCCACTGTTGGTGGTGGTGGCCGCGGTGATGCTCCCGGCCACGGTGTCGTGCGCGAGCGGTGGGCAGGCTCCCGACGCGGCGACGTCCGCCGCCCCGGTGGCGGCGTCCGACGGTCGCGGCATCCCCATCGTCGCCCTCGATGCCCGCGCCGTGGCCGCGTGGACGACGGTCAACGATCCCGTCATGGGCGGTGAGTCCACCGCGACCGTCGGCTACGGCGACGGTGGGATGGTGTTCGCCGGCACCGTGTCGCTGGAGAACAACGGCGGCTTCGCTTCGGCGCGCAGTCCGCGAGACACCGGAATCGGCCAACGGGCAACGGGCGCAACGACGCTGCGCGTCGACGCGGTGGGCGACGGCAAAACCTACCTGGTGAAGGCGTATCTCGGCGGCGAGCGCTGGTCCTACATCCAGCGGTTCCGCACCGAGGCCGGCGTCCGGAAGGCCTACGAGTTGCCCGTCGAGGACTTCGAGCCGGTGGGCGAGCGCATGAAACCCGCGCCCGACGCGCCGCGCACTCTCGACCCGGCGCGCATCGATCAGGTGGCGCTCTACATCCTCGACGGGCAGCAGGGCCCGTTCACCCTCACGGTCAGCGCCATCGACGCAGTGACCTGA
- a CDS encoding DUF4174 domain-containing protein → MRGILRWALVLAFGASLVVGSGTAMAGGLGDYRWASRPLLVFAPTADDPRLADTLSRIAASRCDFVNRDMVLGELLGSGIGTLDGRALDTDDVQQLRRQFGIDENAFTVVLIGKDGGEKYRVTGVPDLRVIYAVIDGMPMRSRETSDDPGRC, encoded by the coding sequence ATGCGCGGCATCCTGAGGTGGGCGCTCGTGCTCGCCTTCGGCGCGAGCCTCGTCGTCGGTTCGGGCACGGCGATGGCCGGCGGTCTCGGCGACTACCGCTGGGCGAGCCGTCCCCTGCTGGTGTTCGCGCCGACGGCGGACGATCCCCGGCTCGCGGACACGCTGAGCCGCATCGCTGCCAGTCGCTGCGACTTCGTCAACCGGGACATGGTGCTCGGCGAGCTGCTGGGCTCGGGCATCGGGACGCTCGACGGCCGCGCCCTCGACACCGATGACGTGCAGCAGTTGAGGCGGCAGTTCGGGATCGACGAGAACGCCTTCACCGTCGTGCTCATCGGGAAGGACGGCGGCGAGAAGTACCGCGTCACCGGCGTTCCGGATCTGCGGGTGATCTACGCCGTGATCGACGGCATGCCCATGCGAAGCCGCGAGACGAGCGACGACCCGGGTCGATGCTGA
- a CDS encoding SDR family oxidoreductase has product MGAARLDGTVAVVTGASSGIGWATAHGLAAEGAEVLVLARRTERLSELVGRIEGEGGTARSIAVDVVDADAVARVIGAIGEEYGRIDVLVNNAGFLANGPAVEADLADWHRMVDVNVNGVLNVTHAALPHLVTAARGARGIADLVMISSIAGRRVPTPDSNVYSASKHAVVAFSEALRQELSPHRVRVSGIEPGVVRTEMTTGHAKNAPDATVGDPLHSEDIADAIVYSVTRPARVSLNEILIRPTEQLR; this is encoded by the coding sequence ATGGGTGCAGCACGACTCGACGGAACGGTCGCCGTCGTCACGGGTGCGTCGAGTGGCATCGGGTGGGCGACCGCTCACGGCCTGGCGGCCGAGGGTGCGGAGGTGCTGGTGCTCGCCCGGCGGACCGAGCGGCTGAGCGAACTCGTCGGGCGGATCGAAGGCGAGGGCGGCACTGCGCGGAGCATCGCGGTCGACGTCGTCGACGCGGACGCCGTCGCCCGGGTCATCGGTGCCATCGGTGAGGAGTACGGCCGCATCGACGTACTGGTCAACAACGCCGGCTTCCTGGCCAACGGGCCGGCCGTCGAGGCGGACCTCGCGGACTGGCACCGGATGGTCGACGTCAACGTGAACGGCGTCCTCAACGTCACTCACGCCGCGCTGCCGCACCTCGTGACGGCGGCGCGGGGCGCTCGCGGAATCGCCGACCTCGTGATGATCAGCTCGATCGCCGGACGTCGGGTACCGACGCCCGACAGCAACGTCTACTCCGCAAGCAAGCACGCCGTCGTCGCATTCAGCGAAGCGCTGCGACAGGAACTCTCGCCGCACCGGGTCCGCGTCAGCGGCATCGAGCCCGGCGTGGTGCGCACCGAGATGACCACCGGCCATGCCAAGAACGCCCCGGACGCCACCGTCGGTGATCCCCTGCACTCCGAGGACATCGCCGACGCCATCGTGTACTCGGTCACGCGCCCGGCGCGCGTGTCGCTGAACGAGATCCTCATCCGCCCCACCGAACAGTTGCGATGA
- a CDS encoding Crp/Fnr family transcriptional regulator: MNEVLARAGIFQGVDPAAVAKLTGRLDPVTFRRGQCVFLEGDAGDRLYVIVEGKVKISRRALDGRENVLAVLGPAEIFGELALFDPGPRTSTVTTLTNLRAMSMDRAALSVWIRDHPEIAEQLLRVLARRLRRTNDIVTDVIFTDVPGRVAKQLLTLAQRFGVREGAALRVDHELTQLELAQLVGSSRETVNKALGEFTQRGWIRVQGKTVFIEAPERLARRAR; this comes from the coding sequence GTGAACGAGGTGCTCGCGCGCGCCGGCATCTTCCAGGGGGTCGACCCCGCGGCCGTCGCCAAACTGACCGGCCGTTTGGACCCCGTCACCTTCCGCCGCGGTCAGTGCGTGTTCCTGGAGGGCGACGCCGGTGACCGGCTCTACGTGATCGTCGAGGGCAAGGTGAAGATCAGCCGGCGCGCGCTGGACGGTCGGGAGAACGTGCTCGCAGTCCTCGGCCCGGCGGAGATCTTCGGCGAACTCGCCCTGTTCGACCCCGGACCGCGCACGTCCACGGTGACCACGCTGACCAACTTGCGAGCCATGTCGATGGACCGGGCGGCGTTGTCGGTGTGGATCCGCGACCATCCGGAGATCGCCGAGCAACTGCTGCGCGTTCTGGCCCGGCGGCTGCGTCGCACCAACGACATCGTGACCGACGTGATCTTCACCGACGTCCCCGGCCGCGTCGCCAAGCAACTCCTGACCCTGGCCCAGCGCTTCGGCGTGCGTGAGGGAGCTGCCCTGCGGGTGGACCACGAACTCACGCAACTCGAGCTGGCGCAGCTGGTGGGGTCGTCGCGGGAAACGGTGAACAAGGCACTCGGCGAGTTCACCCAGCGCGGCTGGATTCGCGTGCAGGGCAAGACGGTCTTCATCGAGGCACCCGAGCGGCTGGCGCGGCGGGCCCGTTAG
- a CDS encoding Abi-alpha family protein gives MHAEVSDTGALRKAPPESASATSVEPRAIEPPSAGEVLDALMARSMYANPAQSRETLHRALIERLVPDEARILAALSDGSVYPVIHVAEPGGAAWAAQNASTVGRAAGVSLPHHTPGYLTRLQSLGVVTMGPEVESMRDEYELLLTDAAVNAALKTARRGLRPPRIVRASVRMSDLGRDLWEAVT, from the coding sequence GTGCACGCCGAGGTCTCCGACACCGGTGCGCTCCGGAAGGCCCCGCCCGAGAGCGCGTCCGCGACGTCGGTGGAGCCGCGCGCGATCGAACCACCCTCGGCAGGAGAGGTGCTCGACGCGCTGATGGCCCGGTCGATGTACGCCAACCCGGCGCAAAGCAGGGAGACCCTGCACCGGGCGTTGATCGAACGGCTGGTGCCCGACGAGGCGCGCATCCTCGCGGCGCTGTCGGACGGGTCCGTCTACCCCGTCATCCACGTTGCCGAGCCGGGCGGCGCCGCGTGGGCCGCACAGAACGCGTCCACGGTCGGACGCGCCGCCGGCGTGTCACTTCCGCACCACACCCCTGGGTATCTCACGCGACTGCAGTCGCTCGGCGTGGTGACGATGGGGCCGGAAGTGGAGTCGATGCGCGATGAATACGAGCTGCTGCTGACCGACGCGGCCGTGAACGCCGCGCTGAAGACGGCGCGACGAGGCCTGCGGCCGCCGCGCATCGTGCGCGCTTCGGTGCGGATGTCCGACTTGGGACGCGATCTGTGGGAGGCGGTCACATGA